Proteins encoded within one genomic window of Dehalococcoidia bacterium:
- the lipB gene encoding lipoyl(octanoyl) transferase has translation MENRQPGSCLVCELGLVTFPEAMEFEHRLIKLRANDTIDDVLLIFEHPPTITLGKFGDRGNILVPPAELAQRGIEFYDSDRGGDATFNCPGQLVIHPIMNLRYRGARAYVAELEEVGLGVLRDYGIAAERLPQHPGVWVNGKQIGAVGLHISHGVSMHGLSLNVNPDLDSFKTINLCGIAGRSATSIENELGYEVSMSEAKQRVMSWCSKIFHVDLLSISKEQLRKLCF, from the coding sequence GCCTTGTCACCTTTCCTGAGGCCATGGAATTCGAGCACAGGCTGATTAAGCTCAGGGCTAACGACACAATCGATGATGTCCTTCTAATTTTTGAGCATCCTCCGACGATAACGCTCGGTAAATTCGGCGACAGAGGTAATATTTTAGTACCCCCAGCAGAACTTGCACAAAGAGGTATCGAGTTCTACGACTCTGACCGCGGCGGGGACGCTACATTTAACTGCCCCGGCCAACTGGTCATTCATCCAATCATGAACCTGAGATATAGAGGAGCGCGCGCCTATGTTGCTGAACTTGAAGAAGTGGGATTGGGCGTCTTGCGTGATTATGGCATCGCCGCTGAAAGGTTGCCGCAACACCCCGGCGTCTGGGTAAACGGCAAGCAGATTGGAGCCGTCGGCTTGCATATCAGCCACGGGGTCAGCATGCATGGCTTATCTCTCAACGTGAACCCCGACCTCGACTCCTTTAAGACCATCAATCTATGCGGCATCGCCGGCAGGTCGGCTACTTCGATTGAAAACGAACTGGGGTATGAGGTTTCGATGTCGGAAGCAAAACAGCGAGTGATGAGCTGGTGCTCGAAGATATTCCACGTCGACCTTCTATCTATTTCAAAAGAGCAGCTTAGGAAATTATGTTTTTAA